The Deltaproteobacteria bacterium genomic sequence ACGCGAACGGGGAGCTCTTCTGCCAGACGATCGCCGCGGCGCACTGGAAGCATCCGCACCGCCGCCTGTACCGCTTCAAGGACAAGAAGGGCCTCTTCGCGGGCGGGCTCAAGAGGGGCCGCTTCAAGGTGAAGCGCAACGGCAGCGTGCTCTTCCGCACGCGCGGCAAGAAGGTCGTGCTGCGGGCCACCGGCGGGGACAACGTCCTGGTCACCGTGCGCGTGGGCAATCAGTGCGCGCGGGAGAGGATGGACCTGCGCACCACGAAGAAGGCGATCGTCTTCCCGTAACCGTCAGCGGATCACGGCCCGCGCCTCCGGCCCCTCGACGATCACGTAGCGCCGGTCGGCATCCAGCCCCGCGAGCGTCGTCCGCTGCCCCGACGGCCAGGCGATCTCGAGCGCCTCGACGCGCGCCGCGTCGCCCAGGCCGAAGTGCTGCACGAGGCTCTGTCCGGACAGGTACGCCGAGCCGGCGTGCACCTCGCGCGTCTGCCAGCCCGCGGGGGTGCGGAGGCGAAGCCGCGCGCCCACCGCGTCGCGGTTCGAGCGCGTGCCCACCAGCTCCACCTCGATCCAATGCCGTGGTGGTCCCTGGTTCCGCAGCAGCTCGGCCGGCTGGCGGTAGTTGTGCAGCACGAGGTCGAGCCGCCCGTCGCGGTCGTAGTCGAAGATCGCGAGGCCGCGCCCGTCCTCGACCCGATCGGCGTCGTTCACCCAGCCAATCTCGGTGAAGGTCCCGTCGCCGTCGTTGCGGAAGAGGCAGTTGCGCTCGCGGCCGTTCAGGCTGTGCGACCCCAGGTCGAGAAACGAGCCCGTGCGCTGGTCCAGGCGTCGACCGACGCCCTCGAACATGTCCATTCAGACGTCGTCCTGGATCGGCCCCGAGATGAAGCCGTTCACGGCGTAGAGGTCGAGGCGGCCGTCGTTGTCGTAGTCGAGGAACTCGGCCGACCAGCCCCACTGCGCGTCGCGCACCCCGGCCGCGTCGCTCACGTCGGTGAAGGTGCCATCGCCGTTGTTACGGTAGAGCGTGCTGCCGCGCGTGAGGCGGTCGATGATGTCGTCCGAGCGGCGCCGGACCTCGTCGGTGAAGAGGCCGAGCAGGCGGTAGCGCCACGGGATGGGCGCGGGGAAGTCGGGATGGAAGAGCGCCCAGGCGGAGTTGGCGTGCATGTTCGACACGAAGAGGTCGAGGTTCCCGTCGCCGTCGACGTCGCCCCAGGCGACGCCCATGCCGGCGCCGCCGTCGACCACGCCGGCCGCGGCCGCCCGCTCGCTGAACGTGCCGTCGTGCTCGTTGTGGTAGAGGGCGTTGTTCCCGAACTCGTTGGCGACGTAGAGGTCGGGCCAGCCGTCGCCGTCGTAGTCGGCCCAGGCGGCGGCCATGCCCCAGCCCGTGTTGCCGACGCGGGCGTGGCGCGTGATATCGGTGAACGTGCCGTTGCCGTTGTTGCGGTAGAGCGTGCTCGGTACGCCGTTGGTCGCCGCGTAGTTGGGGCGCGGCGTGGTCCCCTCCTGGTCGCCCATGCGCACGACGTAGAGGTCGAGGAAGCCGTCGCGGTCGTAGTCGGCGACCGCCGCCATGCTCGCCCAGCGGCCCGGCAGGATGCCCGCCGCGGCGCTCACGTCGACGAAGTGGCCCCCGCCCGTGTTGTGGAAGAGCCGGTCGCCGCCCCGCGCCGCGGCGACGAAGAGGTCGGGCCAGCCGTCGTTGTCGTAGTCGAAGAAGACCGCGCCGGTGGCCGTGGCGGGGTAGGGGTGGGGGAGGCCGGACGCGGCGGTCACGTCGCTGAAGGTGCCGTCGCAGCGGTTGCGGTAGAGGACGGCGTCGGGGCTCCCGGCGAGGAACACGTCCTCGCAGCCGTCGCCGTCGGTGTCGGCGACGGCGACGCCCGAGCTGGCGCCGACGGGATTGTCCGGCCCGCCGCCGAAGAGCCGGAAGGCGGGCGAGCCGTCGCTGGTGTGCACGCTCGCGATGCCGGCGGCGTCGGTCACGCGCGCGAAGCGCGGCGTGCGGCGGGTGACGAGCGTGCGCGCCGTGACGTCCTCCCGCGTGATGCGCCACCGGCCGTCGCGCGGGGCGATGCGCAGGGTCGCCGCCTGCTCGAGCGCCGCACGGATGCCGTCGGCGCGCGTGCCGCGCACGAGCAGGCGGACGCGGGCGGGATAGCCGTCGGCGTCGGCCGCGCGCCAGGACACGCGGTCGATGCGCAGCTCGGCCTTCTCGATCGTGGCGAAGAGCGCCAGCAGCCGCTCGTAGCGCGTGCGGATCGGCTCCGGGCCGCGGTTGCCTTCCCAGCGGCGCATCCCCTCCTCGCGCTCGGGGTAGACGGCGTGGCCGCGGTCCCAGATGAGGCCGCCGCCCGTCGCAGTCGCGTACAGCGCGAGGACCGCGTCGAGGTCGCGGCTCTTCAGGAAGGAGGGCAGGTGGCGGTGCAGCTCGGTGTTGAGGGGGTCGATGACGGTCCGGCGCGTCGTCTCCCAGTCGGCCGCCGCGGCGCGGGCGGCGAGCGCCACGAGGAAAAGCCCGAGCACGCCCCGCCTCCGCCGCACGGTGGCTGCGCTCTAGCCGGCGGCGGGCGCGCTGTCAATTTCCGCCGCCCGCCAGGTGCTGTCAGTGTTTCCCTCGACGCACGACGCCAACAACCTCTGGCCGGCCGCCAAGGAGGCCGCCCGCGTGACGAATCCCCTGGCGCTGCTGAGCTTCCCCCTCGTCATCGTGATCTACGTCGCGCACTTCCTCTCGGTCTTCTGGTTCGACTACCTCTACGGCATCGCCCTCGGGCTCGTCCTGCCGCAGCTCCTGCTGGAGCGCATCGTCTAGCGTCGCGCCGGCCCGCGTCCTCGACCCTGCCCGCGCCCGTGCTCTCCAGCCCTAGGGCGTGGAAACTTCAAGGGCCGAGTTGACGGAAGGCTCACCCACTGGCCCGGCCGCGCTTGACTCGCGCGCGCTCTCCGACCTACAGCAGGGCCGCGCGTGACGCAGCCTTCGGTCGAGTCGGCGGCGAGCGACGACCTGGTCGCGGCGCTCGACGCCACCGTCGCCCGCGCGCGGGGGAGCGCCCTCTACCGCGAGCGCCTGGCCGGTGTCCGCATCCGCAGCCTGGCCGACCTGCGCGCGCTCCCGCTGACGACGCGCGCCGATCTCCAGTCGGCGGGCGCACACGGCACGCGCGCCCTCCCGCTCGCGGAGGTCTGCCATTACGGCGAGTCGTCGGGCACGAGCGGCGCCAGCAATTCGACCTGGCTCACGGCCGAGGACCTCCGGCGCGACGCGGACGCGATCCGCGCCGCGCACCCCGACGTGTTCGCGCCCGGCCGCATCATCCTGAACCGCTTCCCGTTCATGGCCGCGCCGGCGCACCTGGTCCAGCTGATCGCCGAGCGCGGCGGCGGGGTCGCCATCCCGGCCGGGAACATCAACTGGGATGTGCCCTTCCCGCGCGCGCTCGAGCTCGCGCGCCGGACCGGGGCGCACGTGCTGGCCGCGCTGCCGCTCGAGCCGGTCGTACTGGGCGAGCTCGCGCGGGCGCAGGGCATCGACCCCGCCCGCGTCGGGCT encodes the following:
- a CDS encoding VCBS repeat-containing protein yields the protein MLGLFLVALAARAAAADWETTRRTVIDPLNTELHRHLPSFLKSRDLDAVLALYATATGGGLIWDRGHAVYPEREEGMRRWEGNRGPEPIRTRYERLLALFATIEKAELRIDRVSWRAADADGYPARVRLLVRGTRADGIRAALEQAATLRIAPRDGRWRITREDVTARTLVTRRTPRFARVTDAAGIASVHTSDGSPAFRLFGGGPDNPVGASSGVAVADTDGDGCEDVFLAGSPDAVLYRNRCDGTFSDVTAASGLPHPYPATATGAVFFDYDNDGWPDLFVAAARGGDRLFHNTGGGHFVDVSAAAGILPGRWASMAAVADYDRDGFLDLYVVRMGDQEGTTPRPNYAATNGVPSTLYRNNGNGTFTDITRHARVGNTGWGMAAAWADYDGDGWPDLYVANEFGNNALYHNEHDGTFSERAAAAGVVDGGAGMGVAWGDVDGDGNLDLFVSNMHANSAWALFHPDFPAPIPWRYRLLGLFTDEVRRRSDDIIDRLTRGSTLYRNNGDGTFTDVSDAAGVRDAQWGWSAEFLDYDNDGRLDLYAVNGFISGPIQDDV
- a CDS encoding CRTAC1 family protein, whose translation is MDMFEGVGRRLDQRTGSFLDLGSHSLNGRERNCLFRNDGDGTFTEIGWVNDADRVEDGRGLAIFDYDRDGRLDLVLHNYRQPAELLRNQGPPRHWIEVELVGTRSNRDAVGARLRLRTPAGWQTREVHAGSAYLSGQSLVQHFGLGDAARVEALEIAWPSGQRTTLAGLDADRRYVIVEGPEARAVIR